A genome region from Drosophila simulans strain w501 chromosome 2R, Prin_Dsim_3.1, whole genome shotgun sequence includes the following:
- the LOC6735435 gene encoding uncharacterized protein LOC6735435, which produces MLQLSLALLLFLALFASLETAPSSSSGAKQEKYVRVYEINEEQYQRVLQVTKGKNVISEARLINGGFATVSDTLSSGWNSLLRIVGLTTLSKADETEKVDFDGQPLCVIKSREGEGREEDVPSARSSARDIEAEEEDSAIHCIVVLKKDVEFELPTLDPHPNYAQYWNKPETSNTVAETPVLTQSSEVLKEEEAVETETRIQAPLKKKKVNKSIYPRTGALGDDSDGSRQYGYPPLPPQYGTPYPPPPSYGGYPYSPYPNPPPYPNPQPYGPQLPYGPSPYGQPPYGLYPQQPYGPQPPIPPYSPQPYGPYGYPYLDQNQLAQVNAQKEVEKLEADDDEEEDENSYETEDENDYRYKNRLYSYNPVYLQQSYNN; this is translated from the exons ATGCTGCAGCTGTCACTGGCCCTGCTGCTCTTTCTGGCTCTATTTGCCAGCTTAGAAACAG CACCATCCTCATCATCTGGAGCTAAGCAGGAGAAATATGTGCGGGTATACGAAATCAATGAGGAGCAGTACCAGCGGGTTTTGCAGGTGACCAAGGGCAAGAATGTCATATCAGAAGCTCGGTTGATCAACGGTGGCTTCGCCACCGTAAGTGATACCTTGAGTTCCGGATGGAACTCTCTTCTACGCATCGTGGGCCTCACCACGCTCAGCAAGGCCGATGAGACGGAGAAGGTGGACTTCGATGGTCAGCCCTTGTGTGTGATCAAGTCTCGAGAGGGCGAGGGCAGGGAGGAGGATGTGCCCTCCGCACGAAGCTCGGCTAGAGACATCGAAGCCGAAGAAGAAGATTCCGCCATCCACTGCATAGTCGTGCTCAAGAAGGATGTCGAATTTGAGCTCCCAACCCTGGATCCTCATCCAAATTATGCCCAATATTGGAACAAGCCTGAGACGTCTAACACTGTGGCGGAAACCCCTGTCCTCACTCAGTCTTCAGAGGTTCTTAAGGAGGAAGAGGCAGTGGAGACGGAGACCAGGATACAAGCTcctttgaaaaagaaaaaggttAACAAAAGTATTTATCCAAGGACAGGCGCTTTGGGGGACGACTCTGATGGTTCCCGGCAATATGGCTATCCTCCACTGCCGCCCCAATATGGAACGCCCTATCCACCACCTCCCTCCTATGGTGGCTATCCGTACAGTCCCTATCCCAACCCTCCGCCTTATCCAAACCCTCAGCCATATGGACCCCAACTGCCGTATGGACCATCGCCATATGGACAACCTCCTTATGGATTGTACCCCCAACAGCCCTATGGTCCACAGCCCCCCATTCCACCTTACAGTCCGCAGCCCTATGGACCCTATGGATATCCCTACTTGGATCAGAACCAGTTGGCTCAAGTAAATGCCCAAAAGGAAGTGGAGAAACTCGAGGCTGACGATGACGAAGAAGAAGATGAAAACTCCTACGAGACTGAAGATGAAAATGACTATCGCTACAAGAACCGTTTATACTCCTACAATCCTGTGTACCTCCAACAATCttataataactaa
- the LOC6735436 gene encoding sperm-associated antigen 8, translated as MKFLTVLAVIVLCAAAAQAGSSRPQLVRLHQVTRQEYKELLRLAQGKEEVSEARLLSSSIAGIKGLASGFAAGNFIPAIFSSGSKDTPKKGRPLCVISTNDLDQDQERRLGRVVSIEYEPNSDSSSGSGSSSGSGSGHGSGHGSGHGGSGHGGGHGGGNGSGSDDDDDDVTTVNCILVVNGTDTTTTTTTTPKPGHDHGHGHGHGHGHGGGHGSGPRPGGYYPPPPPFYPPYYGYPPYYPPYPYPPPPPPTHKPPHSGGGQRSADEEEEAGRLIDAYNGFYYQPEGFTPRSAKYSRVSQDTAAYQPASYPQQEYANSYPKVVRNYGLTHPAPVYVRSPQFEQEH; from the exons ATGAAGTTCTTAACAGTTCTTGCGGTTATCGTTCTCTGCGCAGCTGCGGCCCAAGCTG GCTCGAGTCGTCCGCAGCTGGTGCGTCTGCATCAGGTGACTCGGCAGGAGTATAAAGAGCTGCTCCGTCTTGCCCAGGGCAAGGAGGAGGTATCTGAGGCCCGTTTGCTCAGCAGCTCCATTGCTGGCATCAAGGGATTGGCGTCCGGCTTCGCCGCTGGCAACTTTATTCCAGCTATCTTCAGTTCCGGATCGAAGGATACGCCCAAGAAGGGACGTCCACTCTGCGTGATCTCCACCAATGATCTTGACCAGGATCAGGAGAGGCGCTTGGGTCGTGTGGTGAGCATTGAGTATGAGCCCAATTCCGACTCCAGCTCCGGATCGGGATCGagcagtggcagtggaagtGGTCATGGAAGCGGACACGGCAGTGGACACGGCGGTAGTGGTCACGGCGGTGGTCATGGCggtggaaatggaagtggtagcgatgacgacgacgatgatgtgACCACTGTCAACTGCATCCTGGTGGTCAATGGCACCGACACCACTACTACCACCACAACTACGCCGAAACCAGGTCACGATCACGGTCACGGACATGGTCATGGGCACGGGCATGGTGGCGGCCATGGAAGCGGACCCAGGCCAGGTGGCTATTacccaccacctcctccgttCTATCCTCCCTACTACGGCTACCCACCGTACTATCCTCCCTACCCTtacccaccaccacctccgccaACACACAAGCCACCACATTCCGGCGGTGGCCAGCGATCGgcggatgaggaggaggaagcaGGTCGTCTAATCGATGCCTACAACGGATTCTACTACCAGCCAGAGGGTTTCACTCCAAGGAGCGCAAAGTATTCTAGGGTGAGCCAGGATACCGCGGCCtatcagccagccagctatCCGCAGCAGGAGTATGCCAACTCCTATCCCAAAGTGGTGCGCAACTACGGACTGACCCATCCTGCTCCTGTCTACGTACGATCGCCACAATTTGAACAGGAACACTAG